From a single Granulicella aggregans genomic region:
- a CDS encoding protein-tyrosine phosphatase family protein codes for MSTFWVETENQLRVAIVPRPRGGDWLEEEIAHIKRDGINVLVSMLPEDEANELGLSSEAALCRAAGVIFKSFAITDRETPASTTAFKSFVEGLQSELRAGRSIAVHCRASIGRSSLLLASLLCAEGFQPEDAFTRLSKARGLQVPDTQEQVRWVERFVASLQPKKQRTI; via the coding sequence ATGAGCACTTTCTGGGTAGAGACCGAAAATCAACTCCGCGTGGCGATCGTGCCCCGTCCGCGTGGAGGAGACTGGCTCGAAGAGGAGATAGCTCATATCAAGCGAGATGGCATTAACGTCCTCGTCTCCATGCTTCCTGAAGACGAAGCGAACGAACTGGGCCTCTCTTCTGAAGCTGCGCTCTGTAGAGCAGCGGGAGTCATCTTCAAATCGTTCGCTATTACAGATCGAGAGACTCCCGCTTCAACCACCGCATTTAAATCATTCGTTGAAGGCCTCCAATCTGAACTCCGCGCGGGACGAAGTATCGCTGTCCACTGTCGAGCCTCAATTGGTCGTTCCTCCCTTTTGCTTGCCTCGCTGCTCTGCGCTGAGGGTTTCCAGCCAGAGGACGCCTTTACGCGTCTCTCAAAGGCCAGAGGTCTACAGGTCCCCGATACTCAAGAGCAAGTCCGCTGGGTCGAACGCTTCGTCGCCAGCCTTCAGCCCAAGAAACAACGGACAATCTAA
- the queA gene encoding tRNA preQ1(34) S-adenosylmethionine ribosyltransferase-isomerase QueA yields the protein MLVSDFNFSLPEDLIAQSPPAIRGTSRMMHLDRATGTLKDDTFVNLPSYLHEGDLLILNDSRVIPARLYATRARSPHTQSSSPDPTGRIEVLLTQQLPGKEREDNIWSALVRPSRKIQPGEHLNFADETNAIALTAEVLTAGDFGERTLRFAPTAEPFHAILDSIGHMPLPPYIHRDDSGEDRTRYQTVYANQPGSAAAPTAGLHFTSEVLQALKSKGIQIEYVTLHVGLGTFQPVRATHLADIRLHAEHYTLTATTAAAINKALAEKRRIIAAGTTTTRTLEHCALISNGEPLESHSGQTSIFISPGHEFKIVQGLLTNFHLPQSTLIMLVSALAAQSRTPEQGRELILSAYRHAVEQRYRFFSYGDCMLIT from the coding sequence TTGCTCGTCTCCGACTTCAACTTCTCGCTCCCCGAAGACCTCATCGCCCAATCCCCGCCAGCGATCCGCGGCACCAGCCGCATGATGCATCTTGATCGCGCCACTGGCACCCTCAAAGACGACACCTTCGTCAACCTCCCCAGCTATCTCCACGAAGGCGACCTTCTCATCCTCAACGACAGCCGAGTCATCCCCGCCCGCCTCTACGCCACGCGAGCGCGCAGCCCGCACACTCAAAGCTCCTCGCCCGATCCAACGGGCCGCATCGAGGTCCTCCTAACCCAGCAGCTTCCCGGTAAAGAACGAGAAGACAACATCTGGTCCGCCCTCGTCCGCCCCAGTCGCAAGATCCAGCCCGGCGAACACCTGAACTTCGCCGACGAAACCAACGCGATCGCCCTAACGGCCGAAGTCCTAACCGCCGGAGACTTCGGCGAACGCACCCTCCGCTTCGCCCCCACTGCCGAACCCTTCCACGCCATCCTCGACAGCATCGGTCACATGCCTCTGCCGCCCTACATCCACCGCGATGACTCCGGCGAGGACCGCACACGCTACCAGACCGTCTACGCCAACCAGCCCGGCTCCGCCGCCGCGCCTACCGCCGGCCTCCACTTTACTTCTGAAGTATTGCAAGCCCTCAAATCCAAAGGCATTCAAATCGAGTACGTCACCCTCCACGTAGGCCTCGGCACCTTCCAGCCCGTCCGCGCCACCCACCTCGCCGACATCCGCCTCCACGCTGAGCACTACACTCTCACCGCTACAACCGCTGCAGCGATCAACAAAGCACTCGCAGAGAAGCGAAGGATCATCGCCGCCGGCACCACCACCACGCGCACGCTCGAACACTGCGCCCTCATCTCCAACGGCGAGCCGCTAGAGTCCCACTCCGGCCAGACCAGCATCTTCATCTCGCCCGGTCATGAATTCAAGATCGTACAAGGCCTCCTCACCAACTTTCACCTCCCGCAGTCGACGCTCATCATGCTGGTCAGCGCCCTCGCCGCGCAATCCCGTACGCCCGAGCAGGGAAGGGAACTCATCCTCTCCGCCTACCGCCACGCCGTCGAGCAGCGTTACCGCTTCTTCAGCTACGGCGACTGCATGTTGATTACCTAG
- a CDS encoding nuclear transport factor 2 family protein: protein MRKLLPLFVCGLLSLGKCRGANAQNCKTDPKDKAAVVQTMRTMYEAATVDDFAKLHTVVAPGFYAFDGGVRYESMDSLMDAVKAFQDKGAKFVWNVTKPEVTVECDRAWITYLNDGSIQMPGASAPAPQQWLESAILKKQDGAWTLVFFHSTRVVVPAAE, encoded by the coding sequence ATGCGGAAGTTATTACCGCTGTTTGTGTGCGGTCTGTTGAGCCTGGGGAAGTGCCGGGGTGCGAACGCGCAAAACTGTAAGACCGACCCGAAAGACAAGGCCGCCGTAGTGCAGACCATGCGCACCATGTACGAGGCGGCGACAGTCGATGACTTCGCGAAGCTGCATACGGTGGTTGCGCCGGGATTCTATGCGTTCGATGGCGGAGTGCGTTACGAAAGCATGGACAGCCTGATGGACGCTGTGAAGGCGTTTCAGGACAAGGGCGCAAAGTTTGTGTGGAACGTGACGAAGCCTGAGGTAACGGTGGAGTGCGACAGGGCGTGGATTACCTATCTGAACGACGGGTCGATCCAGATGCCGGGAGCCAGTGCACCGGCACCGCAGCAGTGGCTGGAGTCCGCGATTCTGAAGAAGCAGGATGGCGCGTGGACGCTGGTGTTCTTCCATAGCACGCGGGTGGTTGTGCCGGCCGCTGAGTAA
- the polA gene encoding DNA polymerase I codes for MSEAPHTSAKPPIYLLDSMAFIFRAYHAMQRQRPMSTRTGIPTAATYVFVNMINKLRKDFSPQYLAAIYDVGAPVHRNELATQLKDVQKFNIKTQAFETIEYGGYKANRAETPPDLIQQQPYIRRALEAFRIPILYYEGFEADDVIGTLSHKLAALGHHVYVISPDKDMMQLVTDEVSILNPTKDNLILDPAGVTNVLGVPPEQVIDVMALRGDSVDNIPGAPGIGDKGSIDIIKEFGSVEAALDRADEVKKKTYRESLQNNRDNILLSKELVTIHTEVPIDFSIEAMRTQPVDNAACRALFSELEFTTLLKELAPSVDNTVISYDLKPTQLQIDHLLTAARAINPETGRPQGLAIAIFEDATAISEEIAIEDPAAETEVEPPPAETMSLFGAPTDTPPETLSSFAAGGGSVSSATTDAPDPACRLGLAVTPNEAIEVSLDAPGIKEALTDPTLPKDLHDLKAVLRALAPHSIDLQGVRDDVMLLSYLVNPTHGSHTLPDIAARTTSRALIHQPTKLNPSDPNRLPEAAAAIVRLATALTTQLAEAGTFEHEIPKDDPALGGAVTLEMLVTEKPTRKEEVSPLHNVYKTIDLPLVPVLLRMEQTGVRVDSEVLRALSSRLSIDIDNLAERIYALAGETMGLDGPHRFNINSPKQLGDVLFNKMNLPKPMKYGKGKVVSTAQDVLEELAEHHTAPALVLEYRQMSKLRSNYTDQLPTLADSEGRVHTTFNQIGTATGRLSSTNPNLQNIPTRTALGREIRTAFIPAPGNLLMSADYSQIELRLMAHFSQDPLLLNAYRTDQDIHTLTAAEVFGVDPATMSKETRARAKAVNFGIVYGISPFGLAAQLGIDQKEAKLYIETYFDRYKGVRTFIDETLETVRRDGAVKTYFGRIRPIPDIQSRNPNMRGFAERTAVNTPLQGTAADLIKLAMIALDREMTARKLRSKMTLQVHDELLFDVVPEEADELKALVKQEMEHVAEFSIPIVADVGLGQNWRDIK; via the coding sequence ATGTCCGAAGCGCCGCACACCTCCGCCAAGCCCCCCATCTACCTCCTCGATTCGATGGCCTTCATCTTCCGCGCCTACCACGCCATGCAGCGGCAGCGCCCCATGTCGACACGCACCGGCATCCCCACGGCCGCGACCTATGTCTTCGTCAACATGATCAACAAGCTGCGCAAGGACTTTTCTCCCCAGTACCTCGCAGCCATCTATGACGTCGGTGCTCCCGTCCATCGCAACGAGCTGGCGACGCAGTTGAAAGACGTCCAGAAGTTCAACATCAAGACCCAGGCCTTCGAGACCATCGAGTACGGCGGCTACAAGGCCAACCGAGCCGAGACCCCACCCGACCTCATCCAGCAGCAGCCTTACATCCGCCGCGCCCTCGAAGCCTTCCGCATCCCCATCCTCTACTACGAAGGCTTCGAGGCAGACGACGTCATCGGCACGCTCTCGCACAAGCTCGCCGCGCTCGGCCATCATGTCTACGTCATCTCGCCCGACAAGGACATGATGCAACTCGTCACCGACGAAGTCAGCATCCTCAACCCCACCAAAGACAATCTCATCCTCGATCCCGCTGGTGTCACGAATGTCCTCGGCGTGCCTCCCGAACAGGTGATCGACGTGATGGCCCTCCGCGGCGACTCCGTCGACAACATCCCCGGCGCTCCCGGCATCGGCGACAAAGGTTCCATCGACATCATCAAGGAGTTCGGCTCCGTAGAAGCCGCCCTCGACCGCGCCGACGAGGTCAAAAAGAAAACGTATCGCGAATCGTTACAAAATAATCGCGACAACATTCTTCTCTCGAAAGAGCTCGTCACCATCCACACCGAGGTGCCTATCGACTTCTCCATCGAAGCCATGCGCACCCAGCCCGTCGACAACGCCGCCTGCCGCGCCCTCTTCTCCGAGCTCGAATTCACTACGCTGCTCAAAGAACTCGCGCCATCCGTCGACAACACCGTCATCTCTTACGATTTGAAACCCACGCAGCTACAAATCGACCATCTCCTCACCGCCGCCCGCGCGATCAACCCCGAAACCGGCCGACCGCAGGGCCTAGCGATAGCCATCTTCGAAGACGCCACCGCCATCTCCGAAGAGATCGCCATCGAAGACCCCGCCGCCGAGACTGAAGTGGAACCCCCACCCGCCGAAACCATGTCCCTCTTCGGCGCTCCCACAGACACACCCCCCGAGACCTTGTCATCCTTCGCCGCAGGCGGAGGATCTGTTTCCTCGGCTACCACGGATGCTCCCGACCCCGCCTGCCGTCTAGGCCTTGCCGTCACCCCGAACGAAGCCATCGAAGTCTCCCTCGACGCTCCCGGCATCAAAGAGGCACTCACCGACCCCACCCTCCCCAAAGACCTCCACGACCTAAAAGCCGTCCTCCGCGCCCTTGCACCGCACTCCATCGATCTGCAAGGTGTTCGCGACGACGTGATGCTGCTCAGCTACCTCGTCAATCCCACTCACGGCTCCCATACGCTGCCCGACATCGCGGCCCGCACCACCAGCCGAGCCCTGATCCATCAGCCCACCAAGCTCAACCCCTCCGACCCTAATCGCCTCCCGGAAGCCGCCGCCGCCATCGTTCGCCTCGCCACCGCACTCACTACGCAGCTTGCCGAAGCAGGCACATTCGAGCACGAGATCCCGAAAGATGACCCCGCCCTCGGAGGTGCTGTGACCCTCGAGATGCTGGTCACCGAAAAGCCAACGCGGAAGGAGGAAGTCTCCCCGCTTCATAACGTCTACAAGACCATCGATCTCCCCCTCGTCCCCGTCCTGCTCCGCATGGAACAGACCGGCGTCCGCGTCGACAGCGAAGTCCTGCGCGCCCTTTCAAGCCGTCTCTCCATCGACATCGACAACCTCGCCGAGCGCATCTACGCCCTCGCCGGCGAGACCATGGGTCTCGATGGGCCACACCGCTTCAACATCAACTCGCCCAAGCAGCTCGGCGATGTTCTCTTCAACAAGATGAACCTCCCCAAGCCCATGAAGTACGGCAAGGGAAAAGTAGTCAGCACCGCGCAAGACGTCCTCGAAGAGCTCGCCGAGCACCACACCGCCCCCGCTCTGGTCCTCGAGTACCGCCAGATGTCGAAGCTACGCAGCAACTACACCGATCAGCTTCCCACGCTCGCCGACTCCGAAGGCCGCGTCCACACCACCTTCAACCAGATCGGCACCGCCACCGGCCGTCTCTCGTCGACGAACCCCAACCTGCAAAACATCCCCACCCGTACCGCCCTCGGCCGCGAGATCCGCACCGCCTTCATCCCCGCCCCCGGCAACCTGCTCATGTCCGCCGACTACTCCCAGATCGAGCTCCGCCTCATGGCCCACTTCTCACAGGACCCGCTCCTGCTCAACGCCTACCGCACAGATCAGGACATCCACACCCTCACCGCAGCTGAGGTCTTCGGCGTTGATCCCGCCACCATGTCCAAAGAGACCCGCGCCCGAGCCAAGGCCGTCAACTTCGGCATCGTCTACGGCATCAGCCCCTTCGGTCTCGCCGCCCAGCTAGGCATCGATCAGAAGGAAGCAAAGCTCTACATCGAGACCTACTTCGACCGCTACAAGGGCGTCCGCACCTTCATCGACGAGACCCTCGAAACCGTCCGCCGCGACGGCGCCGTCAAGACCTACTTCGGTCGCATCCGCCCCATCCCGGACATTCAGTCCCGCAACCCGAACATGCGCGGCTTCGCCGAGCGCACCGCCGTCAACACGCCGCTCCAAGGCACCGCCGCCGACCTCATCAAGCTCGCCATGATCGCCCTCGATCGCGAGATGACCGCACGCAAACTCCGCTCGAAGATGACCCTGCAAGTACACGACGAACTCCTCTTCGACGTCGTTCCCGAAGAGGCCGACGAGCTCAAAGCCCTCGTCAAACAAGAGATGGAACACGTAGCCGAGTTCTCCATCCCCATCGTCGCCGACGTAGGCCTCGGCCAGAACTGGCGAGACATCAAGTAA
- a CDS encoding Cache 3/Cache 2 fusion domain-containing protein, with amino-acid sequence MSRFLDAFSRKNSPQAMPGRAKATTGGSTFAEFSSLSFALLQTSKATAERSNAQRQMVQDIATMERQIQSSARRCAGNSLKTAEQAETVARDTERGNELMEATAASMSDMSKTAKESASLMREFVQRMTEVNRVVETVRDIARQTNLLALNAAVEAAHAGAHGDGFNVIAQEIRALADRARESTTEIATSIGKMGATALAAEKSMLLGEEAADTSITRNLEVQNSLQSIRDSMYQVQTMSAEVADASNRQTSALESLSAQLNEIDKMASASTFEADAAAEMSMRLVDSASQLQRTGARRNLALLSGLGGTSRESSDSESLVRQIANSWPRVEHAMEELRAECLKAGAPRVNGTTEVGGRTLPGLRFGSVNAADANALVDRVNQRTGCVATLFVRDGSDFVRTATNIKRADGSRATGTILNPKGAAMARLTRKLRHEGAVYILGKPFVAAYDPVISASGEVIGALYVGLALDR; translated from the coding sequence ATGTCCAGATTCCTCGATGCGTTTAGCAGAAAGAACTCGCCCCAGGCCATGCCGGGTCGTGCGAAGGCGACGACCGGTGGGTCGACCTTCGCTGAATTCAGCAGCCTCAGTTTCGCATTGCTGCAGACGTCGAAAGCGACCGCGGAGCGTTCCAACGCGCAACGCCAGATGGTCCAGGACATTGCGACGATGGAGCGGCAGATCCAGAGTTCAGCGAGACGCTGCGCCGGCAACAGCCTCAAGACCGCCGAGCAGGCGGAGACAGTCGCCCGGGACACGGAGCGCGGCAATGAACTGATGGAGGCCACAGCCGCTTCCATGAGCGACATGTCGAAGACCGCGAAAGAGAGCGCCTCTCTGATGCGGGAGTTTGTGCAACGCATGACCGAGGTCAATCGCGTCGTCGAGACCGTTCGGGATATTGCGCGACAGACCAATCTCTTGGCGCTGAATGCTGCCGTAGAAGCAGCGCATGCAGGCGCACACGGCGACGGCTTCAATGTGATCGCTCAGGAGATTCGAGCGCTGGCGGACCGGGCAAGAGAGTCGACGACCGAGATTGCAACCAGCATCGGGAAGATGGGTGCAACCGCGCTCGCCGCGGAGAAGTCGATGCTGCTTGGAGAAGAGGCCGCGGACACGAGTATCACGCGAAATCTCGAGGTCCAGAATTCGCTCCAGAGCATTCGCGACTCCATGTACCAGGTGCAGACGATGTCTGCCGAAGTGGCCGACGCTTCCAATCGCCAGACATCGGCTCTGGAAAGTCTGAGCGCCCAACTGAATGAGATCGACAAGATGGCCTCGGCATCGACGTTTGAAGCCGATGCCGCCGCAGAGATGAGCATGCGGCTGGTGGACTCCGCAAGCCAGCTTCAAAGGACAGGAGCTAGAAGGAATCTGGCTCTCCTAAGCGGATTGGGCGGAACTTCCCGCGAAAGCTCCGACTCGGAGAGCCTGGTTCGCCAGATCGCCAACTCCTGGCCGCGTGTGGAGCACGCCATGGAAGAGCTTCGGGCCGAGTGCTTGAAGGCGGGAGCTCCACGCGTGAATGGAACCACGGAGGTCGGCGGCCGTACCCTTCCTGGCCTGCGCTTCGGGTCAGTCAACGCGGCGGATGCGAACGCTCTGGTCGACCGTGTCAACCAGCGGACTGGATGCGTTGCCACGTTGTTCGTGCGGGACGGAAGCGACTTCGTACGAACGGCTACCAACATCAAGCGGGCGGATGGCAGCCGCGCGACGGGAACGATCCTTAATCCCAAGGGCGCGGCGATGGCCCGGTTGACCAGGAAGCTTCGGCACGAAGGAGCGGTTTATATCCTTGGCAAGCCATTCGTAGCCGCCTACGATCCTGTGATCTCAGCGTCCGGCGAGGTGATCGGAGCGTTATACGTAGGCCTCGCTCTCGACCGATAA
- a CDS encoding putative bifunctional diguanylate cyclase/phosphodiesterase → MSSPGPISESYSRLYSRVLYVVILLQLALGSIAWFAARSLRLQNSTLMADRHLLLVEWALGLTPFLIITAVLCATMIRRDARRQSAGRQQMEDELRRAHNTLERRIEDRTAQLQTEVTERQRAEQLNRGRNQLLEMLAQEEPPHKIFQALTDVIAKERSRWCCALHLAREGDLHMESSSGLPTNLLRSLKQLDVTMTDAPEAVALRERKPQVIEDLPRERKPWPQLLFANGIQSLWSIPIFAPDGSPLGTLTIYSLLRCQPSQQDWELLESHSKMAALVLERYRLQQDLRRHAYHDSLTGLPNRLLGEEQLHSAIKRSSRAATPVAVLWIDLNKFKQTNDVHGHLAGDAVLKEVALRLSARLRESDTIARMGGDEFMAVLEGVTDRADAEHVAQSLLQSLTAPIPFQRLMLSASASVGVSMYPEDGESADLLERNADMAMYEAKFGHHGVRAFSPALDLVLSERRELAKAMTEALETEGFALHYQPQYRLDGSLAGFEALLRLPHPTLGMISPARLIPIAEESGMIVALGNWVLREACRQSLEWQLTGYRAVPIAVNISAIQFMRDDFADQVADVLRESGLDPELLELELTESVMVKDFTESTRQLERLKALGVSIAVDDFGTGYSSLNQLHRLPIDRIKIDRSFIQALGDPRGTLPIVESIISMAHRMGMMVVAEGVETEQQEMALAANGCDLLQGYLLSKPVEAIRAAGLLASTGFVFLEDLPLDRFPEEPVGRERELASAS, encoded by the coding sequence TTGTCATCCCCAGGGCCCATATCAGAGTCGTACTCGCGACTCTACAGTCGCGTTCTCTACGTCGTCATCCTGTTACAGCTAGCCCTCGGTTCCATCGCCTGGTTTGCCGCCAGATCGCTCCGGTTACAAAACTCCACTCTGATGGCCGACCGCCATCTTCTACTGGTCGAGTGGGCGCTGGGCCTGACGCCCTTTCTCATCATCACCGCCGTCCTCTGCGCCACCATGATTCGCCGCGACGCCCGTCGGCAGTCTGCTGGCCGGCAGCAGATGGAAGATGAACTTCGCCGGGCCCACAACACGCTCGAACGGCGCATCGAAGATCGCACCGCCCAGCTCCAGACCGAGGTGACCGAACGCCAGCGCGCCGAGCAGCTAAACCGCGGTCGAAATCAGCTTCTCGAGATGCTCGCCCAGGAGGAGCCGCCGCACAAGATCTTCCAGGCCCTCACCGACGTCATCGCCAAAGAACGTTCGCGCTGGTGCTGCGCCCTGCACCTCGCCCGCGAAGGCGATCTTCACATGGAATCCTCGAGCGGACTCCCTACAAATCTTCTCCGCAGTCTCAAGCAGCTCGACGTTACGATGACCGACGCTCCCGAAGCCGTGGCCCTGCGTGAACGCAAACCCCAGGTCATCGAAGACCTGCCCCGCGAACGCAAGCCCTGGCCTCAGCTCCTCTTCGCCAACGGCATTCAGTCTCTATGGTCGATTCCGATCTTCGCGCCGGATGGCTCACCCCTCGGCACCCTCACCATCTACTCTCTGCTCCGCTGCCAGCCCTCGCAACAGGATTGGGAGCTTCTCGAATCGCACTCCAAGATGGCCGCGCTCGTTCTCGAGCGATACCGCCTCCAGCAGGACCTGCGCCGCCACGCCTATCACGACAGCCTGACCGGACTTCCCAACCGATTGCTCGGAGAAGAGCAGCTGCACTCCGCCATCAAGCGCAGCTCACGAGCGGCCACGCCCGTCGCGGTCCTGTGGATCGACCTCAACAAATTCAAGCAGACCAATGACGTCCACGGCCATCTAGCCGGCGATGCTGTACTCAAAGAGGTCGCTCTCCGGCTCTCCGCCCGTCTGCGCGAGAGCGACACCATCGCCCGCATGGGGGGCGATGAGTTCATGGCCGTCCTCGAAGGCGTCACCGATCGTGCCGACGCCGAACACGTCGCCCAATCGCTGCTCCAATCGCTCACCGCGCCCATCCCGTTCCAGCGGCTTATGCTCTCCGCCTCCGCCAGCGTCGGCGTCTCCATGTATCCCGAGGACGGAGAATCAGCAGACCTGCTCGAAAGAAACGCCGACATGGCCATGTACGAGGCCAAGTTCGGACATCACGGCGTGCGCGCCTTCTCGCCCGCCCTCGACCTGGTCCTGTCCGAGCGCCGTGAACTCGCGAAGGCGATGACCGAGGCCCTCGAGACCGAGGGCTTCGCGCTGCACTATCAGCCTCAATACCGTCTGGATGGATCCCTCGCCGGATTCGAAGCCCTTCTTCGCCTGCCCCATCCCACGCTTGGGATGATCTCTCCTGCGCGGCTGATACCCATCGCGGAAGAGAGCGGCATGATCGTCGCTCTCGGCAACTGGGTCCTGCGCGAGGCGTGCCGTCAGAGTCTGGAATGGCAGCTCACCGGATATCGTGCCGTGCCCATCGCCGTCAATATCTCTGCGATCCAGTTCATGCGCGATGACTTCGCGGACCAGGTCGCCGATGTTCTCCGCGAGTCCGGCCTCGATCCCGAACTGCTCGAGCTTGAACTCACCGAAAGCGTGATGGTCAAAGACTTCACCGAGTCGACCCGGCAGCTTGAACGCCTCAAAGCTCTCGGCGTCAGCATCGCCGTCGACGACTTCGGAACCGGCTACTCCTCTCTGAACCAATTGCATCGTCTCCCCATAGACCGCATCAAGATCGACCGCTCCTTCATCCAGGCGCTCGGCGATCCTCGAGGAACGCTTCCGATCGTGGAGAGCATCATCTCGATGGCGCATCGCATGGGCATGATGGTGGTCGCCGAGGGCGTCGAGACCGAGCAGCAGGAGATGGCGCTGGCCGCAAACGGCTGCGACCTCCTTCAGGGATACCTTCTCTCGAAGCCTG